The Paenibacillus macerans genome includes a window with the following:
- a CDS encoding baseplate J/gp47 family protein: protein MTELPLFLQDETEEVIRDRMLSRLPENLDTSEGSFSWDILEPAAIELTLAADWAKEVLRRVFVSTTFGEYLDEKGAERGISRRPAVASRSSGGAVQFIGDPGASVPAGYIVTTEATDSSPAILYRVLTAITLSDKREGITDVEAVEPGRSGNIPAGAIRHLSDPLPGIKSVTNLKPIEGGADIESDDSLRERYFLDARTPPGSGNRTDYVRWALSVPGVGNALCIPLWDGPGTVKVVLLGQDGQAAPAVVVEAVAEHLTTVAPDVALVTVIPAKEILIDISVTVLLASDSTVDQVRRMIEDGVRNYLKGLAFRDPIVRYARIANIILDIPLILDYQNFLVSGGQENIEVVQGDVAVLGTVNVREA, encoded by the coding sequence ATGACGGAACTCCCTCTTTTTTTACAGGACGAAACCGAAGAGGTTATCCGGGATAGGATGCTTTCGCGGCTTCCAGAAAACTTGGATACATCCGAAGGGTCTTTCTCCTGGGACATACTTGAGCCTGCGGCTATCGAGCTTACATTGGCCGCAGATTGGGCGAAAGAAGTTTTGCGTCGTGTGTTCGTGTCCACCACGTTCGGGGAATATCTGGATGAGAAAGGCGCGGAACGCGGCATCTCTCGCCGTCCCGCCGTTGCCTCACGGTCGTCAGGTGGTGCTGTACAATTTATTGGCGATCCCGGCGCATCTGTCCCAGCGGGATACATTGTAACAACGGAGGCAACGGATTCGAGCCCGGCCATTTTGTACCGGGTGCTAACGGCTATCACCTTGTCCGACAAACGAGAGGGGATTACCGATGTTGAGGCTGTGGAGCCAGGTCGGTCCGGGAACATCCCGGCGGGAGCGATCCGTCACCTGTCTGACCCGCTTCCCGGTATCAAGTCAGTGACCAATTTAAAACCCATCGAAGGCGGCGCAGACATTGAAAGCGACGATTCGTTGCGCGAGCGTTACTTTCTGGATGCACGAACGCCACCAGGCAGCGGTAACCGAACGGATTACGTGCGTTGGGCCTTATCGGTGCCGGGGGTCGGTAACGCGCTATGTATCCCATTATGGGATGGTCCCGGCACCGTCAAGGTGGTGCTGCTTGGTCAGGATGGACAGGCGGCTCCTGCTGTAGTTGTGGAGGCGGTTGCCGAGCATCTGACCACTGTTGCGCCGGACGTAGCCTTGGTTACGGTTATTCCGGCAAAAGAAATACTGATCGATATTTCCGTGACCGTTTTGCTTGCCTCAGACTCCACTGTCGATCAGGTAAGACGGATGATCGAAGACGGTGTACGCAATTATTTAAAGGGGCTAGCGTTTCGCGATCCGATTGTACGGTATGCCCGGATCGCAAACATTATCCTGGACATTCCACTAATCCTAGACTACCAAAATTTTCTTGTATCTGGCGGCCAGGAAAATATTGAGGTTGTCCAGGGCGATGTGGCTGTACTAGGGACGGTGAACGTGCGTGAGGCTTGA
- a CDS encoding DUF2634 domain-containing protein, protein MTNLFPTFDMPDLVVDNSPNTVQYPESPLYDFDAGDYVTDGAGRYVMADGHTAWAQWCQKAVLTDRFACLAYSTDYGSEARAARRQPTRAAVQSEMERSITETLLVDPRTQAVQDFEFRFEGDSVWVAFTVVPVIGQEQRLEVKI, encoded by the coding sequence ATGACTAACTTGTTTCCGACGTTTGACATGCCTGACCTTGTTGTGGACAACAGCCCCAATACGGTTCAGTATCCAGAAAGTCCGCTATATGACTTTGATGCCGGGGATTATGTCACCGACGGCGCAGGACGGTATGTGATGGCGGACGGCCATACTGCCTGGGCGCAATGGTGTCAAAAGGCAGTGCTAACAGATCGTTTCGCCTGTTTGGCCTACTCAACCGATTACGGTTCAGAGGCGCGTGCTGCCCGACGGCAACCAACGCGGGCAGCGGTGCAATCGGAAATGGAACGATCAATAACAGAAACGCTCCTGGTCGATCCTCGCACCCAAGCGGTGCAGGATTTTGAATTTCGTTTCGAAGGTGATTCCGTATGGGTTGCCTTTACGGTGGTTCCCGTGATCGGGCAGGAGCAACGTTTAGAGGTGAAGATATGA
- a CDS encoding XkdQ/YqbQ family protein — MINISKIKYDIAVLLPQGERLSLTNVANGLSWSEQPGELAVSLQFRILNQKLGDGWLHKKLPLGARTLLRADWGEGWQEINQGIIFDWEYENDSVGSLNVKSYDILIYLLRSKDDRYYPNGTKARVIVEDIAKAWNIPIGQNDLPDTALSKQVFRGDTLGAMLDKVLEQVKKRGGQKYVVRASGGKINILRQGQNKTVYRFEADIVRRMTDKQDIEDLVTRVKIIGKENKAGRAPVVATLDGKTEFGILQDVIYREQYDTAAAAKAAAQEVIKERGNPRKRRTIVSPDLPFLRRGDKIFASVGTIEGHFVIVGIQHDADTRTMTMEVEAI, encoded by the coding sequence ATGATCAATATTTCGAAAATCAAGTACGATATTGCCGTTCTTCTACCCCAGGGAGAGCGGCTTTCTTTAACCAACGTCGCTAATGGATTAAGTTGGTCAGAGCAGCCCGGTGAACTGGCAGTAAGCCTGCAATTCCGAATATTAAACCAAAAGCTAGGTGATGGCTGGCTTCACAAAAAGCTCCCCCTTGGAGCTAGGACGCTACTGCGGGCCGATTGGGGCGAGGGCTGGCAAGAGATTAACCAGGGGATCATTTTCGACTGGGAATATGAAAACGATTCAGTCGGCTCTCTTAACGTCAAGTCATACGACATACTGATCTATCTCCTGCGCAGCAAGGATGACCGATACTATCCAAACGGTACGAAGGCCCGTGTTATCGTCGAGGACATCGCCAAAGCCTGGAACATCCCCATCGGGCAGAACGATTTGCCGGACACGGCACTATCGAAACAGGTATTCCGAGGGGATACCCTCGGAGCGATGCTTGATAAGGTGCTGGAGCAAGTAAAGAAGCGCGGCGGACAAAAATACGTCGTTCGCGCAAGCGGCGGTAAAATTAATATCTTGCGTCAGGGACAAAACAAGACGGTATACCGATTTGAGGCAGACATCGTCCGCCGGATGACAGACAAACAGGACATTGAGGACCTCGTTACCCGTGTCAAAATAATTGGCAAAGAAAACAAGGCCGGACGCGCTCCGGTCGTTGCCACCTTGGACGGCAAGACAGAATTCGGCATCCTGCAAGATGTGATCTATCGTGAGCAGTACGATACCGCAGCCGCAGCTAAAGCAGCCGCCCAAGAGGTTATAAAGGAGCGCGGCAATCCGCGAAAACGGCGGACGATTGTCTCCCCTGACCTTCCGTTCCTGCGCCGAGGGGATAAAATCTTTGCCTCGGTCGGGACTATCGAAGGTCATTTTGTTATTGTGGGTATCCAGCACGATGCAGATACCCGCACCATGACCATGGAGGTTGAAGCGATATGA
- a CDS encoding LysM peptidoglycan-binding domain-containing protein, which yields MDFYLKDETGKRLHFPMNPERITAATTARIQTFEAIELGEYALPRGSMLVRITFEGLLPGATRKDTSLVKSWRDPRIIAGELSGWRNAGTKLRLLVTETPFNHDVYIQTFEHTWAGGHGDMRYSLELVQARDILIRTEGQTKSKSMAKALSPSRSLPASAKTHTVVAGDTLWGIAKKHLRDGARYTEIYNLNKALIGPDPNKIKPGQVLRLPG from the coding sequence ATGGACTTCTATTTGAAAGATGAAACTGGCAAGCGGCTGCATTTCCCAATGAACCCGGAACGCATAACCGCCGCCACCACTGCCCGTATTCAAACGTTTGAAGCCATTGAGCTAGGCGAGTATGCTTTGCCGCGCGGCTCCATGTTGGTGCGTATAACATTTGAGGGTCTTCTGCCCGGTGCGACTCGGAAGGATACGTCACTGGTTAAGTCGTGGCGCGATCCTCGGATCATTGCCGGGGAGTTGTCCGGTTGGCGAAACGCGGGAACGAAGCTGCGGCTGCTAGTGACGGAAACCCCGTTCAATCATGATGTGTACATCCAGACGTTTGAACACACCTGGGCGGGCGGTCATGGGGATATGCGTTATTCGCTGGAGCTGGTGCAGGCAAGGGATATCTTGATCCGTACCGAAGGACAAACCAAATCAAAGTCCATGGCGAAAGCTCTCTCGCCCTCTCGCTCCCTACCTGCATCGGCCAAAACGCATACCGTTGTGGCCGGTGACACACTTTGGGGGATCGCTAAGAAGCATCTCCGTGACGGTGCGCGGTACACGGAAATTTATAATTTGAACAAGGCGTTGATCGGTCCTGATCCTAACAAGATCAAGCCCGGTCAAGTGTTGCGCCTGCCTGGTTAG
- a CDS encoding tape measure protein yields the protein MAEEVYRIEIPVTVEDHSEPGLSNAEKKVSRFDKIVEKTKKRLDGMNRSRWQLAIYALDRASNVIRQVGSYARRMVGGTYRITVRVLDLATRPLRAIVRGMTSTLGLLGLGASGVGGIVIPISLADDFSQAQIGFETMLKSVGKAQKLMAEVQQFAKDTPFGQKEVIEQAKGLLVRGFGADEIIPMLTQIGNVSAAMGGGTESIERIVYALGQMRALGRVSAEDMNQLTDAGVQAWKYIAEGMGMSIAQVRKLSEQGLLPADKAIQLILKGMGEFDGMMSKTANLTARGLAGQIMDAFSIQILMRWGKGLQSAVIPRLQKVNEWLGNNQDKLERWGDTLEKTAKEGADWVLRRLENAFGYIQRRYLDNPEFNRLDFAGKIRFIFNDLNSLFMEWWQSKGQAQVEKISGKIGAAIGGGLGGFIMAALGVADPDKLNESPFIQAGATAGHSFLEAFLEAFDAGKIAEKAKEAFLNIQPTWLGGETSSPMGQALALLFDAWMISKIGKILKGPATAVKGMSKGAQTITRWFKGGSSVAETATTAAATTAAATRTTATAAETATRSPWYKRWFGGSKGTTSTPSTVPAGPAANLPENYRPAGKQFWNNIPLDRTYSRDEVVSMANSGQLQRFNELEKAFGSVPTPKTSWWKSLFKGGGKGLGLLSRTAGKLALPLSIGLDVASIATAAPGTERNRAIGGAVGGWGGFAAGAAGGAAVGSVVPGLGTAVGGLIGGIIGGLGGGAIGDWIGSKGEEISNWFSSTLWPSLKDGASATWTWISDTGPKSIAKGVGFAVGYIGETLFNGEWWNEKWSAVEAWSDASWEGAKQTWNNAISAIEATIFSGEWWSEKWQGVQTWAANSWEGAQEIWNSALNAINNTLFNGEWWQSKWDNVKGWASSAWESIKGGWGKFWDKIGGAFEEGKEAGQQAAGGGAKAYARGGFVTRPHIGLVGEAGPEAIIPLSAGKRDRGLDLWERAGQMLGVRPYANGGIVGSSLSGAKNFIDKNNDTIGYGAGYAEGIHSSFKSVSNQRQKRYEKRMTSATSEAEKIARRSEGHELRRAIKQAKKFTRVTKLVGKFVRPVGYAMDAWDIVTAAPKDRGRQIAKVAGGIGGGIAGGAAAGALLGTFLMPGVGTAIGGAIGGLIGAMAGEKLATGLYDSIFGRRNKHKKYARGGFITQPHFGLVGEAGPEAIIPLSSGKRDRGLDLWERAGRMLGVRPYAFGGIVGPVTAPGAPVFAPVAPMAPGGATSGQTINLGGIQFSITVENGNGQGIIEAIREHGDEIADEIAEKIGARLDESTNNSV from the coding sequence ATGGCTGAAGAAGTATATCGCATAGAAATACCGGTAACGGTCGAAGATCATTCCGAACCCGGTTTATCTAATGCGGAGAAAAAAGTCAGTCGTTTTGACAAAATTGTTGAGAAAACAAAAAAGCGGCTTGATGGTATGAACCGAAGCCGCTGGCAGCTCGCGATCTATGCCTTGGATCGGGCTTCTAATGTGATCCGGCAAGTTGGATCATATGCCCGGCGCATGGTCGGCGGGACATACCGCATTACTGTACGAGTACTTGACCTTGCCACGCGCCCCTTGCGCGCGATTGTCCGAGGAATGACCTCGACACTTGGTTTACTCGGCCTTGGCGCTAGCGGCGTTGGTGGGATCGTTATACCCATTAGCCTTGCCGATGATTTTTCCCAGGCACAGATTGGCTTTGAAACCATGCTAAAGAGCGTGGGTAAAGCTCAGAAGCTGATGGCGGAAGTGCAGCAATTTGCGAAGGATACGCCATTCGGCCAAAAGGAAGTCATTGAGCAGGCTAAAGGGCTGCTTGTACGCGGATTCGGTGCAGATGAAATTATCCCGATGCTGACGCAGATCGGTAACGTTTCTGCGGCAATGGGTGGGGGTACAGAATCGATAGAGCGGATCGTTTATGCGCTCGGTCAAATGCGTGCCCTTGGTCGGGTTTCTGCCGAGGATATGAATCAACTTACCGACGCGGGCGTGCAAGCGTGGAAGTATATCGCCGAAGGTATGGGGATGTCCATTGCTCAGGTTCGCAAGCTCTCCGAACAAGGCTTACTACCCGCTGATAAGGCTATTCAGCTCATTCTCAAAGGTATGGGCGAATTTGACGGCATGATGAGCAAAACCGCTAATCTGACCGCCCGAGGCTTGGCGGGTCAAATTATGGATGCTTTCAGTATTCAAATCTTGATGCGCTGGGGTAAGGGATTGCAAAGTGCAGTTATCCCCCGACTTCAAAAGGTCAATGAATGGCTGGGTAACAACCAGGACAAGCTCGAACGCTGGGGCGATACTTTGGAGAAAACCGCCAAGGAAGGCGCGGACTGGGTTTTGCGGCGCTTGGAAAATGCCTTCGGCTACATCCAGCGGCGATACTTGGATAACCCGGAATTCAACCGACTGGACTTTGCCGGTAAAATCCGATTCATTTTCAATGACTTGAACAGTCTTTTCATGGAATGGTGGCAAAGCAAGGGCCAGGCTCAAGTTGAAAAGATTTCGGGGAAAATCGGAGCTGCGATTGGCGGCGGGCTTGGCGGGTTTATTATGGCTGCTTTGGGAGTCGCTGATCCTGATAAATTGAATGAATCACCGTTTATCCAAGCGGGCGCGACGGCAGGACACTCTTTTCTTGAAGCGTTCCTCGAAGCGTTTGACGCCGGGAAGATTGCGGAAAAAGCCAAAGAAGCATTCTTGAATATACAACCGACATGGCTAGGCGGCGAAACAAGCAGTCCAATGGGCCAAGCGTTAGCCTTGCTATTTGACGCTTGGATGATATCGAAAATCGGAAAGATACTCAAAGGACCGGCGACAGCTGTTAAAGGGATGTCAAAAGGAGCCCAAACAATTACGCGGTGGTTTAAAGGAGGCTCTTCCGTTGCCGAGACAGCTACCACAGCAGCAGCCACAACCGCAGCGGCCACCCGGACGACCGCCACCGCTGCCGAGACTGCCACGCGCTCACCGTGGTATAAACGTTGGTTCGGTGGCTCTAAAGGCACGACCTCGACACCTTCGACTGTTCCGGCAGGACCGGCGGCAAACCTACCGGAGAACTACCGTCCGGCAGGCAAACAGTTTTGGAATAACATCCCGCTGGATCGCACGTATAGCCGCGACGAAGTTGTAAGCATGGCGAACAGCGGCCAACTTCAACGCTTCAATGAATTGGAAAAGGCGTTCGGTTCTGTCCCAACCCCCAAAACGAGCTGGTGGAAAAGCTTGTTTAAAGGTGGTGGCAAGGGGCTTGGTCTCTTATCCCGAACAGCGGGCAAGCTGGCGCTTCCGTTATCTATCGGCCTGGACGTGGCGAGTATCGCGACCGCTGCCCCTGGGACCGAACGGAATCGTGCCATTGGCGGAGCGGTTGGCGGCTGGGGCGGTTTTGCGGCTGGAGCTGCGGGAGGTGCTGCTGTTGGTTCGGTGGTGCCTGGCCTTGGAACTGCGGTCGGCGGCTTGATCGGCGGCATCATCGGTGGCTTGGGCGGCGGTGCGATTGGCGACTGGATCGGCAGCAAGGGCGAAGAGATTTCAAATTGGTTCAGCTCTACGCTGTGGCCGTCACTGAAAGATGGTGCGAGTGCGACTTGGACTTGGATTTCAGATACTGGTCCGAAATCCATCGCCAAAGGCGTCGGCTTTGCTGTTGGCTATATCGGTGAGACCTTGTTCAATGGTGAATGGTGGAATGAGAAATGGAGCGCGGTGGAAGCCTGGTCCGATGCATCGTGGGAAGGGGCAAAACAAACCTGGAACAATGCTATTTCAGCTATTGAAGCGACAATCTTTTCCGGCGAATGGTGGTCCGAAAAATGGCAAGGCGTGCAGACCTGGGCAGCAAACTCCTGGGAGGGCGCTCAAGAGATTTGGAACAGCGCCCTCAATGCCATAAATAACACGCTGTTCAATGGCGAATGGTGGCAATCGAAATGGGACAACGTCAAAGGCTGGGCCTCCAGCGCCTGGGAGAGTATCAAAGGCGGCTGGGGCAAGTTTTGGGACAAGATCGGCGGTGCCTTTGAGGAAGGTAAGGAAGCCGGTCAGCAAGCCGCCGGAGGCGGTGCGAAAGCCTATGCCCGTGGCGGGTTCGTTACCCGGCCCCATATCGGCCTTGTCGGTGAAGCTGGCCCGGAAGCGATCATTCCCCTTTCGGCAGGCAAGCGCGACCGGGGGCTTGATCTTTGGGAACGTGCCGGGCAAATGCTCGGCGTTCGTCCGTATGCCAACGGTGGGATTGTAGGATCAAGTCTTTCTGGGGCTAAAAACTTCATTGATAAAAATAATGACACCATCGGTTATGGTGCCGGATACGCCGAAGGCATTCATTCATCTTTTAAATCCGTGAGCAATCAACGACAAAAAAGGTACGAAAAGCGGATGACTTCGGCCACATCCGAAGCCGAAAAGATTGCAAGACGTAGCGAAGGCCATGAACTGCGTCGTGCCATTAAGCAAGCTAAGAAATTTACCCGAGTTACCAAGTTGGTGGGCAAATTCGTTCGACCTGTTGGATACGCGATGGATGCCTGGGATATTGTTACCGCCGCGCCAAAGGATCGCGGTCGTCAGATTGCAAAAGTAGCCGGTGGAATTGGTGGTGGTATCGCAGGTGGAGCCGCTGCTGGTGCTTTGCTCGGCACATTCTTAATGCCGGGTGTCGGAACGGCCATCGGCGGCGCGATCGGCGGCCTGATTGGTGCAATGGCAGGCGAAAAACTCGCGACAGGGCTTTATGACAGCATTTTTGGCCGTCGAAACAAGCATAAAAAATATGCGCGTGGCGGCTTTATCACCCAGCCGCATTTCGGACTGGTCGGCGAAGCCGGGCCGGAAGCCATCATCCCCCTTTCGTCTGGAAAGCGGGATCGAGGTCTTGACCTTTGGGAGCGCGCTGGGCGCATGTTGGGCGTTCGTCCATACGCTTTCGGAGGGATCGTTGGCCCTGTAACTGCGCCTGGTGCGCCTGTCTTCGCCCCGGTTGCTCCGATGGCCCCGGGTGGGGCTACGTCGGGGCAGACCATTAACCTGGGTGGCATCCAGTTCTCAATTACAGTGGAGAATGGAAACGGTCAGGGTATTATTGAAGCCATTCGCGAACACGGTGATGAGATCGCCGACGAGATTGCGGAGAAGATCGGCGCACGTCTGGACGAATCGACGAATAACAGCGTGTAG
- a CDS encoding phage tail assembly chaperone — protein MDKEKQLQPEELLENETDILRGLLEAASDTVEDRKTIEVSRKGKVLFRFRIRPLSEEEYNACRDKATKYKKNRRLGGIKMPEDTDAARYRSNLIYEATDSEDRKKVWDNKKAWEQLNVLSGVQLIDKVLLPGEKEAIIEQIDRLSGYDLDDEEDNEAEEVVKN, from the coding sequence ATGGATAAAGAAAAGCAATTGCAGCCAGAAGAACTGTTGGAGAACGAAACCGACATCTTGCGTGGGCTGCTGGAGGCCGCAAGCGACACGGTCGAAGATCGGAAAACTATTGAAGTTTCCCGCAAAGGCAAGGTCCTTTTCCGCTTTCGTATTCGTCCGTTATCCGAAGAAGAATACAATGCTTGCCGGGACAAGGCCACGAAGTACAAAAAGAATCGTCGCCTGGGCGGAATCAAAATGCCGGAAGACACAGATGCCGCTCGTTATCGGTCTAACCTGATCTATGAAGCAACCGATTCCGAAGACCGCAAAAAGGTCTGGGACAATAAAAAAGCTTGGGAGCAGCTCAATGTCCTTAGCGGGGTGCAACTGATCGACAAAGTTTTGCTACCTGGCGAAAAGGAAGCGATCATCGAACAGATCGACCGGCTCTCCGGGTATGACCTTGATGATGAAGAGGACAACGAGGCTGAAGAAGTTGTAAAAAACTGA
- a CDS encoding phage tail sheath subtilisin-like domain-containing protein, whose amino-acid sequence MPGATFVLGEQKVRPDVYIRWHNAGGARIVTGTVGVAAAVVKSNWGPLGEVITIEAGNVAEKLGSGYGPDTVNEMFIGGASTVLAVRVGTGGSQAKLELENTADPGVKVVRLLTKYPTTRRLTATIRDTLEDPASRELLLHEETRQLERLLFAKGANEAAHLVEAVNSGSKFLTAIKLADGSELDELLDVPLKDGADPTVTGIDYADAFVLLERKFFDTITVDSEDVGVHASLHSFVKRMLSEGGGRLIGVVGEPTSVAFETRKQNAKAFNDFAMVYVGNGFSTASGKLEGAKAAARVAGVIASSAYNASLTHVPMTGSIGVIGELTNAQYKEAILSGMLTFSLNPDGLAQIDYGINTKVTLLADEDEGWKKIRRTRTRYELIDRIILTLHPYLGNWTNNDDGRAFVITIANGIIQMMIREGGLESGQLIVDPDTPPQGDSAWFRFTDLVDLDSIEKLYMDFGFQFSPQSA is encoded by the coding sequence ATGCCAGGAGCTACTTTTGTATTAGGCGAGCAAAAGGTTCGCCCGGACGTTTACATCCGTTGGCACAACGCTGGCGGTGCCCGTATCGTGACCGGTACAGTCGGCGTAGCCGCTGCGGTGGTCAAGTCAAATTGGGGACCGCTGGGCGAAGTGATCACCATCGAGGCCGGGAATGTCGCGGAAAAACTCGGTAGCGGCTACGGGCCAGATACGGTTAATGAGATGTTTATAGGTGGAGCCAGCACCGTACTGGCGGTACGTGTTGGTACGGGTGGTTCGCAGGCCAAGCTTGAGCTGGAAAACACCGCCGATCCGGGAGTCAAAGTCGTCCGGTTGCTCACCAAGTACCCGACGACAAGGCGGCTTACCGCGACGATTCGCGATACGCTGGAAGACCCGGCATCCCGCGAGTTGCTGCTGCACGAGGAAACCCGACAGCTTGAACGGCTGCTGTTTGCCAAAGGAGCAAACGAGGCGGCTCACCTTGTCGAGGCGGTTAATTCCGGCAGTAAGTTTTTGACGGCCATCAAGCTGGCCGACGGCAGCGAGCTGGACGAACTGCTGGACGTGCCGCTTAAGGACGGCGCTGATCCAACCGTCACCGGCATTGACTATGCGGATGCATTTGTATTACTGGAGCGCAAGTTTTTTGATACGATCACCGTCGATTCAGAGGACGTGGGTGTACATGCCTCCCTCCATTCGTTCGTTAAACGAATGCTTTCCGAGGGCGGAGGGCGTTTAATCGGCGTGGTTGGCGAGCCGACCAGCGTTGCCTTTGAGACGCGGAAGCAGAACGCTAAGGCATTTAACGACTTTGCCATGGTTTATGTTGGAAATGGATTTTCGACCGCAAGCGGCAAATTGGAAGGCGCAAAAGCGGCGGCTCGCGTCGCTGGGGTGATTGCCTCCAGCGCATACAATGCCAGCTTGACCCATGTTCCAATGACCGGTTCGATTGGCGTCATCGGCGAGCTGACAAATGCGCAGTACAAAGAAGCGATTCTATCCGGCATGCTGACCTTCTCGCTCAACCCCGACGGCTTGGCGCAAATTGACTATGGCATTAATACCAAAGTCACGCTGCTGGCCGACGAGGACGAAGGTTGGAAGAAAATCCGCCGGACCCGGACCCGGTACGAACTGATTGACCGGATCATTTTGACGCTCCACCCGTACCTTGGCAATTGGACAAACAATGATGATGGCCGCGCTTTTGTGATCACCATAGCAAACGGGATTATCCAAATGATGATCCGTGAGGGTGGGCTGGAAAGCGGGCAATTGATCGTGGACCCGGACACCCCCCCGCAAGGTGATTCGGCTTGGTTCCGGTTTACGGACCTCGTGGACTTGGACAGCATCGAAAAGCTGTACATGGATTTCGGGTTCCAATTCTCGCCGCAATCGGCATAA
- a CDS encoding 3'-phosphoadenosine 5'-phosphosulfate sulfotransferase, with protein sequence MRGLIRQQLIDQIPVIGGRIFETDAAAADEEKPYLVMTKGSESDENDWAGNSTLIEVWPYVAHTQFKHVDSLVSAVIDALDHRLLTDSITGEVILCRFTGSTSADMLDEKFDAITRGVQFEVFSLGWLLHVPVEPDPASALSAWTAQRFPSMQTDPRSWNPSDETPALYWRLDATRSVQTMPWGAWIDATMRGHMLVPNAPARNGWLDRTVRQLALDGQVTMQDQSRMMIQRVNADSSLDPFRAGQIALDVRFGILRPAMHAERLNHIHIGGA encoded by the coding sequence ATGCGCGGATTGATTCGTCAACAGCTCATTGATCAAATCCCCGTAATCGGTGGCCGCATTTTTGAGACGGATGCGGCAGCGGCGGACGAGGAAAAGCCATATCTGGTCATGACCAAAGGGTCTGAATCGGATGAAAACGACTGGGCGGGAAACAGTACGCTAATCGAGGTTTGGCCGTATGTGGCACACACGCAATTCAAGCATGTGGATAGCCTCGTCTCTGCTGTGATTGACGCCCTCGATCACCGGCTACTAACGGACAGCATCACCGGCGAAGTGATCTTGTGCCGGTTTACCGGCTCGACCAGCGCGGACATGCTGGACGAAAAGTTCGACGCCATAACACGGGGTGTCCAGTTTGAGGTGTTTTCCCTCGGCTGGCTGCTGCATGTTCCGGTGGAGCCAGATCCCGCATCAGCATTATCGGCCTGGACGGCGCAACGGTTTCCGAGCATGCAGACGGACCCGCGAAGTTGGAATCCGTCGGACGAGACGCCCGCCCTGTATTGGAGACTTGATGCAACCCGCAGCGTTCAAACGATGCCCTGGGGGGCGTGGATCGACGCGACCATGCGTGGGCATATGCTCGTGCCCAACGCTCCCGCCCGCAATGGATGGCTGGATCGGACCGTGCGGCAACTCGCGCTTGACGGCCAGGTCACCATGCAGGATCAGTCCCGCATGATGATCCAGCGCGTCAATGCGGACAGTTCCCTGGACCCGTTTCGCGCCGGACAAATCGCGCTCGACGTGCGGTTTGGCATCCTCCGCCCCGCCATGCACGCTGAACGCCTCAACCATATCCATATTGGAGGTGCATAG
- a CDS encoding DUF2190 family protein, which translates to MDTRYQGNPAPVTAHALARSKVSDGKSVTVTVPQNTTVTAGEWVLLDGFFGLAMQNVVTGAGETKELVLTIEQAEFETDQISTSQTFAKGAALYWNATTKKITETATDNRLVGRVTNGKDANNVIWFLLGPQA; encoded by the coding sequence ATGGATACAAGATACCAAGGCAATCCGGCTCCGGTCACGGCTCACGCGCTGGCCCGCTCGAAGGTTAGCGACGGCAAGTCCGTTACAGTGACAGTGCCGCAGAACACGACCGTCACCGCCGGGGAATGGGTTTTGTTGGATGGCTTTTTCGGCCTGGCGATGCAAAATGTCGTAACTGGTGCAGGCGAAACCAAAGAGTTGGTGCTGACGATTGAGCAAGCGGAATTTGAAACCGATCAGATCAGCACCAGTCAGACGTTTGCGAAGGGAGCGGCCCTCTACTGGAACGCCACGACTAAAAAAATCACCGAAACCGCGACGGATAATCGGCTTGTTGGCCGCGTGACCAATGGCAAAGATGCGAACAATGTCATTTGGTTCCTACTCGGTCCGCAGGCATAA